The following is a genomic window from Opitutus sp. GAS368.
TCGATGCCGAGGGCGTCCGCCAGGTCCGTCAGGTGCTCCTGCTCCTGCGCGATGATCTGCCGCAGGACCTCGCTCAGGCCGTATTCACCCATCGCCTCCGCCTGCCGGACCCGCGTGCGGTAGGCCTTGATCGTATCGGCCTCGTTCTGCAGGTCGAAGCGCAACATGGCCCCGGCCTTGGCGGACATCTTCACCGGCTTCGGCACGGTGACGGGTGTGCCGTTGAAATAATCAATCTGCTTGGCGATCAGCAACGCGTGGTTCAGTTCTTCGCCGGCGTGTTTCTTGAGCTCGCCGGCGATGGCCTGGAACTTGGCGCCCTTCATCGTCTGGCTGTAGACGACATAGGCGATGACCGCCTGGAATTCCCGGGCGAGATCCTCGTTGAGCAGCTTGACCATCTCCTTGCGGGTGATTTTGGCGGTTTTTTTCATGCGGGGGCGGCGGCCGTGATCGGCGCCACCATGCCTGACAGCGGAACGCTCCGGGTGGTTGCGACATTTCCACCGGCCGGGTGATTGACTCCCGGCCCGCGCCCGGTGGTAAATGACACCTCCCCATGAAGAAACCCACGGCCGATGAGCGCAAACACCGCTGCACCCGCAAGCGGCGCTACCGCACGCAGGGCGACGCCCTCGACGCCGCCTTGGTCGCCGGCGTGGCCGGCTCGCGCACCGCCTACCAGTGCCCGCTCTGCGGATTCTGGCATCTCACCTCCCGTTGATCCGATGCTCCGTCTCCTGCTGCCACCCAACCTCGCCACCGCCGCTCCGCGCGACGCCATCGCCGTGCGCGTGGAGCTGGACCTGTCGGCCGCTTGGCCGGGCGACCGGCCCGGACAGACCCCGGCCGGCCCGCCGGCCGGAACGGTGCTGCCTGAAAACCTCGCCCCCGCCCTCGCCATCCTGCAGCGCCTCGGCGTGTCCGCGCAGCCGGTGTCGCTGATCCAGCTCAAGCGCGCCCAGCTGCGCGAGCTCGTCCACGCCCTCACCGGCGAGCGCGTCTTCTTCCGCGCCGACCGGCCCACCCTGCCGCTGGCCTGGAACGGCCTCGCGCTGCCCGGCGTGAGCGAGCACTTGACCGAACCGGTCGCGCCCCCGCCGGCCCCGGTGGCCAAGCCGAAGCCGAAGAAGAAACCCGAGCCCGAGGACGACGATCTCACGCCGCTCACCGTGGACGGCTCGGAGCATTTCCTCGCCATCACCCTGCCCTCGCGCGAGTCGATGGTCTACGATGCCGCCCTCGAGTTCCTCCGCACCCACCGCTTCGTCCTCGACCCGCTCACCCGCAAGTGGTGGCTGCGCGACCGCCACAAGGTTCTCAACCTCCTCGCCACGCACGGCGCGCTGCTGCGCGACAACCTGCACGCCGAATTCACCGCCAATTTCGAAAAAAACACGGCGCATCTCAAGGCCGCCGAGATCGCCGCGCAGATCGGCGAGGAGGCCGACGGCTACGACGTCACGCTCGGCCTCAAGGCCGGCAGCGCCCCCGATGCGCAAATCCGTTCGGCCGTCGCGACCGGCCGCGGCTATATCGAGGCCGACGGCGCCATCTACCTGATCGACGCCGCCAAGCTCACCGGGTTGGAGGCCGCGCAGCGCGCGCTCGCCGGCGAGGTGTCCGCCGCCA
Proteins encoded in this region:
- a CDS encoding ferritin-like domain-containing protein, with translation MKKTAKITRKEMVKLLNEDLAREFQAVIAYVVYSQTMKGAKFQAIAGELKKHAGEELNHALLIAKQIDYFNGTPVTVPKPVKMSAKAGAMLRFDLQNEADTIKAYRTRVRQAEAMGEYGLSEVLRQIIAQEQEHLTDLADALGIDNPKIGE